The Rhinolophus sinicus isolate RSC01 linkage group LG15, ASM3656204v1, whole genome shotgun sequence region GACCACATTTTCAATCactttcctttttactttgttactgtttaattttattctaaatatttttattctgcttaATATCCATTAGTTTGTATTACAAGTTAAAAAAAGGGGGGCTAACAGAGTGCACCtgcgcacgtacacacacacacacacacacacacacacacacacacagccactcTTCAAGCTGTGATCAGGGCTAAGAAGCCAAAGAGGCGCTGAGACTTTCCAGCTCTAGATGCCACACTGTCCGCATCTATCAAATCCCTGCAGTATTTGACACAATTCGTTGCTCCCTTCTCCTTGACTTCGAGGACATCACCTGTCCTCCTTGTTTTCCTCCAACCTCAATGACTAATTCTCATTCTCCTTTGCTGGCTCTTCATTTCCCCCGTGTCTTATTAGAATGCTTCACTTCTCTGTCTACACCTAACGGCTTGGTGATCTCTTAGCAATTTCCAGTTTTGAGTATAACTGTATGTTTTCAACTTCATTTATACATCTAGTACAAGTTCTATTCCGAATTTCAGACTCATACTCGTATGTGCAAACTGCTTACTCAACGTCTCCGCGGATGTGTAACAGACATCTGGTATCTAATAGGCACCAGAAACTCAATATTTTCAATCTTGAACTCCTGAACTCTTCACCCAAAGCCccctctggctgcagtgttctgTATCTCAGCTAAGAGCAATTATATCCTTCCAACTTCATGACCAAAACTTGAGAATTAGGCAAAATGGCATCCAGTAGCCAAAAGGAAAAGTgcaaaaccaaatgaaaacaaaataaaatttctattagtcattttaaattttgctaaaGAAAACCTGAGGCACTCAGTTGTTAAAGGTTTATTCATCCAGTTTCTAAGCTtacagaaaatggaagaaatttaaGAGATTGCTCATGTAGGTAAGTGTACTGACATTAAGTAAAGAGAAATAGGAAGAATACAGGACAGAGCAGGCAAGGGGACTGGGATAGAAAACATGGACTCTAGTCTCAGCTCTGTCAGTACTTGTATGAGTTCAGCTATGAGTTCACACTCTCTTTTGCTTCAGTtcccttatctttaaaatgaaaaggtttgACTATATGATCATTAGGTCCCTCTTAGCTCCAGTATTCTCTAGATAAACAGCTATTCTCTAAATTCCAGCCTGGCACTGAAAAACTAAAAAGCTGAGACAAGAAGTATCCCAGTTTTTGAGACCACTTATTGTAAATCCAAAATAGTGTCACATCAAGCCCAAAACCTGAAGGCATGTTGTATTTTCCAAGCCTTGAATGACATTTGACACACTGATGGTAGCAGAAACCCCCCTACTCCATCTACATGTTTTTACTACGTAAGTGGAAGATGAGTaagtaaaaactatatatacagaTAGAAACCTAATTTTATATCCTCACCTATCTGAATAGCCTATCATTTTCAAAGAGTTTTCATGTTCACAATTTCCTTTGATGCAATATTGAGAAAACTGCAGTTTGTAAGTCTGACATTTGCCCGGTCACACAGCTCATAGAAGTGAAGAGCCAGAATAGCATTCCGTCTTTGTTACCTCAGTGCAGTATCTCATCCATTACGTCACATCAATTAGATCCCTAAAAAATGGATCTAATCATCTCAGCCCCCAAACCAAGTACACCAGCCACAAGGCAAATCCAAATTCAGCTCTTtgcgcacgcacacacgtgcacacacccaCGTCGGAGTGTTATGTTAAGCACCTCCAGATTCCTACAATCTCTGATGGCAGTATGTCTGTCAAAAATGATTCTAAACGAAAATAATAACATAAGTGCTCAGTGCCAATTGTGCTGTCCCTGTTATACTGGCTCGGCTCTCATCCAGGCAGCAGGGGCCTCTGGTGGCCACTGCACTGACAGGTAGGTCTCCTAAGGCTTAGCTCTGGTATGGGGCCTAAACTGAATTTCTCATTTAAATGCTGCTATATAAATTGATCCCATTTGGGGAATTTGTACTTTGAAACCTGAACGGTCAACTCACAGGCTCTAATATTCGGCAAGATGTATCTGTTATTTTACAATTCTTTCTTGACTCAACCTTAAACGTTAACCTTATTTTCAGATCattcctcaataaaaacaaacattaaactaAGCATTCACTTTACAGAAAGAGGGTATCACAATATAAATATTGTTAGTATGCTTTAAAGTCTGATTCCTCTTATTCTCTAAAATGCCAGTGTAAACAAATTGTTTAAATACTtactcacaaaaaaaaaaaaagaaaaaaaaatacttactcACGATCACCACCTTTTCTTGGTTGGTGTCAGAGAATGTAAGGACTTCATTCAACCAGTTCAGCTGTTCTTGGCTGAATCCTCCATTAAACTggacaaactgaggctcagaaagtccTAAAATGAATTCTGTAAGTTAGACCCGtcaaacacctttttttttttttttttttggcctcatGAGGGCATTCGAACTTAGCTAATATGGGGACACTTGTaggaggttggtgcaaaattgcggtttttgccattattttcaaccttttaaacaggaatcacttttgcaccaacctaatacttttctTTAGGAACATTTGGCAGCAATTAAAACAGGAAACCACAAGAGTTTAGAGTGGTATACAAACAAACCACATTGTATCTTACTCCTAGTCTTAACATTCCTCTGCTTAGTTCACTAGCTTCCTGTTACACTGGAAATAAAATACACTCTGTACTGTATCCACTGAGCTATTGCTAAATCCACCCGCAACACACTGGCCTTTTCTGCGTCCAAGAACGCCCAAGTCTTACGCTGCTTAGTGCCTCTGCATTGTTTTTCCCCTTGGTCTCATAGACTCTTCCCAGGGTTGACCTCTTCCTGTTGCTGAGGTTTCAGCGTCAATGCTTTCCTCCCAGGAGAGGCTACCTCTGACCACCTAAACTAAAAtagcctgtccccaccccactcctttACTAtgttattatactttattttctggGTAGCGTTTATCATCGTGGAAATAtccttgtttctgtttcatttattatctGTCCTGCCGACCTACTGTTCTTGTTCCTTCCACTCTATCCACAAAGAAAGTGATACTGTCAGTCCTGCTTACAGTTCTGAATAGCTAAGCTCTAGAAAAGTGCATGGCCCGAAACAGGCATTCCGATCTCTGTTAAATAAATCTTGGACCAACTGCAACCAATCCATGTGCCATGAGGCTTGTGAGAAATCCTGACCCTGAACAACAGCGACAATATACTTTTACCTTAATCATCCATCTTCCTGCTGAATAAAAGGTAGCTGAAGAATTTAAAGACAATGTATTATATTCTCAGCTCAAAGGAATAATTCACCTTGAGGACTATTCAATTCCATATTTGGATTGTGCTCCCTCAGCATCGTCAGACACTGCTGGTATTTTGGAGAAGACTGATCCACGCCCAAGACACTCAAGTCATAAGCATCGAGTAAAATGAACCGGAATTTAGGGAATGGTGCAAAATGATAAGCGTAGTAACTCCCTGAAGGCACAGTCTCAGGATGATGGACAATCTGGTCTTCTAGAAACTTTGTGTTCAGTTTAGAGTTTGTTAAATAGTCTCTGCTGAAGTTATAGAATTCATGGTTTCCCCATGTATGATGAACTGGGACTCGAAGCCTCTGAAATGTGTTCATAACAAGTTCTAGTGACCTTTCTGATGCTTTATATTGTGCATTATATCCATCGATGATATCGCCAAGCTGAAGTACACAACACGGTGGGGTGCTTTCTTGATTCCAGTATTCAATAGCACCCTGCAAGTGAAGAAGACTGTGTCTGTAGTATCTCCGTCTGTTTCCTTGGTAATTATAGCCGTCTTCTAAATTAGCATATTGAATATCTGCTATAACtccaaaggagaagagaggttCTGAACTCTCACTTAGGTTTCCAGGACTGGGCTTACCATCCATAACCTCCAAACAAGTttctaaataaagcaaaaaagataACTAAGTTATAAACATCTTAATTTTCTAAATGGTAAAACGGATATTAAATTTACTAGTTAATCCACTAGGCAGCCTGGTATAGAGGAAACTGCATGGGCTTTAGAGTCTGATGGTCTTAGGTCCAAATTATCAAGTCCTTGAAATGCTTCAACAGATAACTTCTATTCTTTAGAAAAGTAATAATTTACCAAAGGGCATTATCCTATTAATGAATAGGCATTCTAATGCTCGTAAAGTCAAATCTggtataatttgaaatttttaagaa contains the following coding sequences:
- the ADPRM gene encoding manganese-dependent ADP-ribose/CDP-alcohol diphosphatase isoform X2, whose amino-acid sequence is MDGKPSPGNLSESSEPLFSFGVIADIQYANLEDGYNYQGNRRRYYRHSLLHLQGAIEYWNQESTPPCCVLQLGDIIDGYNAQYKASERSLELVMNTFQRLRVPVHHTWGNHEFYNFSRDYLTNSKLNTKFLEDQIVHHPETVPSGSYYAYHFAPFPKFRFILLDAYDLSVLGVDQSSPKYQQCLTMLREHNPNMELNSPQGLSEPQFVQFNGGFSQEQLNWLNEVLTFSDTNQEKVVIVSHLPIYPKASDTVCLAWNYRDALTVIWSHECVVCFFAGHTHDGGYCEDPFGVHHVNLEGVIETAPDSQAFVLEVRNLKLFSLG
- the ADPRM gene encoding manganese-dependent ADP-ribose/CDP-alcohol diphosphatase isoform X1 — translated: MDGKPSPGNLSESSEPLFSFGVIADIQYANLEDGYNYQGNRRRYYRHSLLHLQGAIEYWNQESTPPCCVLQLGDIIDGYNAQYKASERSLELVMNTFQRLRVPVHHTWGNHEFYNFSRDYLTNSKLNTKFLEDQIVHHPETVPSGSYYAYHFAPFPKFRFILLDAYDLSVLGVDQSSPKYQQCLTMLREHNPNMELNSPQGLSEPQFVQFNGGFSQEQLNWLNEVLTFSDTNQEKVVIVSHLPIYPKASDTVCLAWNYRDALTVIWSHECVVCFFAGHTHDGGYCEDPFGVHHVNLEGVIETAPDSQAFGTVYVYPDKMMLKGKGRVPDRIMNYKKEKALHF